acacaaaaatGACATAATGGATATTATTGGTATCTTTTATTACTGATTTCTCTATTCATTTAATACTTATTGTTGACAGGAATGCAACTCAATGTAGAAAATGCAGATTTGAAGATGTTGATGTTTTGCTAGTTGGTCAAAGTGGTTACTGCAAAACATGCTTTCTGACTGTTACAAATCACAAGTTTCGAGCTGCGCTTGGTAAATCTAAGATTATTCGCCATGGTGATTTGATATTGATTGATCATTCTGGTGAATTAAATGCCACTGTACTTTTACATCTCATTAGAGCGGGTATGAGTGAGTCAGCTCATAAGAAGCTTATCTTTAAGATAATAGTTTTGTATATAGATGgtaagttttacaaataaatgaataattttattctcataTCAATTGAAGAAAGATTGTAgaagattttaatatcttaacaGATAGTGTTGTAATGGGAAGGACAAATGAAGAAAGGAATACTCTGCAACATAAAATTGCTGAGGAAATAAAGGATTATGGATTCAATGGTTATGTTGTATCGTTGAGTCAAGTGTTGAGCAAGGAggatattttaagtataatacCAATAGATCAACAACAAATAAACAATGAAAATGATGatcaattatatacaatattggCCAATCTATCAGATGAAACCTCAAGAACGGATTTACTCAGCCAATTACGTCGAAGATTGCTGCTATCAGCAGCTCGAAAACTCAATTGTAATAAAGTGTTCATAGCAGATTCAGCTATGGACATTGCCACGAAAGTTCTTGGAGATATATGTTTAGGACGTGGTGCGCAACTTTCTGTGCTCGCAAACTTCTGCGATACTCGGTGCACCGATGTCAAGATACTCAAGCCGCTGAGAGATTTTACACAGCAggaattattgtattattcaaaGTATCATAGAATAGAGTCTGTTAAATTGAGAGAATTAATTGTGACAATACCGACAACATCTATACAGACATTAGCATGCAACTTTACAATAGAACTGGATTCTCAGTTTTCTGGTACAGTGTCCACTATATTTCGTACAGCTGAAAAAGTAAGCGCGAAGTTCAACGAGCAGCAAGACatggaaaataattgtgtGCTGTGTGACATAAGATTAAACTCTGTACCTTTTAGTGACGAAGTATCCGCTATGCGGGCGGTTGCAGTTTCTAAATGGATATCTTCCAAATGTGGTGATACGAAGACTCTTCCTAATGGTAAAGAAAATGGAACATCACATTGCATACTACCACAGTTAAACAACAAAGTATGTTCTAATGGCGAATGTGATTGTaagaaaagtaaagaaatacaattaaCTGACGAAGACATTTGGAGATGTCTTTGTTACAGTTGTGGACAGATATTTCGGAATTCAGagattttaaatacttttccaGCATCATTACTGTTTGAAGTCCAACAAAGAATGGCTTTAAAAAACATGAGAGAAGAAATCaacgattttttattatgaaccAATAGAAAAATCAAATAGTAATGTTATCTctagttacaattttttaaattaaatgagataaaaaaatgctaaaatttttaatattaatatctttgagctaattatgaaatacatttaacaTAAAAGACGGTCAATCATgcgatattttttcatctCGATTAAAGCTGTTCATAAGCTGTAATATTGAATTACTTTATCTCGTCACAATCTTATAGACTGTATGACTGGACATTTCTAACATATTTCCCTCTGTCAACATACGAAAATACCAAGTCAAAGATTACTTAGACCAGATGCTGTGGAACCGGGGAGACAGAGGGGGCGACCGCCCACCCAGAGATAATTCAGGGGGGGGGTGTAGCCCCCCcctgaaatttttctgtttttttttttcaggtatTTCATGACCGAAAATATTGAGTATCAGatatttacatcaaaggtGAAAAAATgggttatttttcttttcttttctttttttccttcttttttctttcttttttttgattatttattcgttCAATTGAAGTACACTACataacgaagaaaattaagcgcattaagttaattagaacaaaatacctgtgcatattttttgcatatttatactACCCACTGAGCGgcctattatatatatgatgttTGAATGGAGTTATATACATCTACatattatgaatgtattatgtatcccctttataaattttgccccCTTAGATGAAAAATACTTCCGCGGCGCCTGACTTAGGCTAAGAAGCCTATCATTTATGCCACAGTTGCAGATAATTAGCACTAAGCGATAATGTCAATGTTTGTTGCGCATTAGAAAACATACCGCTTCTTTGAAAAGATGAATTATCATcagcataatatattattctatttttcctaaaattttagtttgttTAGTTTGTGTAGATGTGCATTTCTTTTACGGGCTGTGTGACAAATCGACGTCTTTGCATAAATAGTGAAagaaatgtataatgtatatatgtatatatgtatttattatttgcagaacaatataataaaaacaaataatgtaactttataaacctaaaaattaaattttgttaaaattaatttaaaaaattatagttacaAAGATTACATTtagtacaaatatatttataacttaatttaatttaataattattaaattaatttttaatagtttaataaaaaattaattaaaaattattaaagtaaattatcttaattttaattttacttatattaaattaattattttaattatattaaaatggatacataaaactaaataaatatatatgtatataatgtgTATTATGCATACAGTAAACaccaatatatgtatacgtaaTGCACATATagtttaaacttttaattatatattcaattaatatttttattttattataaaaaaaaataaagttttcaatcacacaaattaattatttagtatatgCTTagtatacaattattaattatctgtatttattttaattaattaatatcagttAGTAAAATTCACAGCTGAatctaattttctttatatataaaaataatttgcaattagtaatataaaatttaatacatcattaaataaaactaaaaaatatctatattgtaTGTGAAAGaactataaattatcatataaaagattgatattcaaaaatgtatgtaactcgttgcaaaaaaataaactactctgtaatttaagaatttgatataaagaataatttaagaatttgatataaagaatttgataaaagaaatctAATTGGCTTTTCTCATCGCTTGATAATTATACTCTATTTTATGCTATAATATATCTCAGCATTTGGATATTCTAACTTGATagaatttacaaaatgttCAAATTGTTGAATGTCTTGATCCAAAACCCTGGTCTCAGaagatgataattttttacattgaatttTTTGGATATTATCTTCTTTCGCTCGcatgtaattttctttatagatACATTCATCATCATCAAGTCATCGCAGAAGTCTGTAATAAGTTCTGTGTATTCGGAATTTTCACTGATATTAACATGAGACGATTCTGACTGGAATTCTTGTTCCAAATATTTAGGTAAAGCGAATATGTCGACATTACTGCTAGTCAATagtgggtgtttacgataattcaagttcgagttagtttcactaaggcactagatatgtaggtattcttatccgccattttggttcctactagatggagaattatagcgtatatagtatagcTTAGTATAATATGGCTAGACCTGTGCGccgttttactttatattgGCGGCGGCGTTCGATACTAAATAGTTAGGCGGCGGCGAATTCGCcgacaattttttctttcggcGGCGGCGAAATCGGCGGATGATAATTtatcggcggcggcggcgaatAACGGCGtcaacgtatatatatattttttttaaataaaggaattaaactatataataatttaataaacagactgattatagatatataatatttgaaaattatcaagaaacataaatatatgttttattttatattgttctctttagttttatttaacttttacatttcaaaatcttttacctttcaattattttaattgtttattatgttCAATAATggtagaaattatatattaaatttcaaagttaattacatttctctaatttagaataaactttaattttagtttttaataagtacagataatataaataaataaaaatagcaaacaatatataattatgcatacatatacatatataacttACGTACAACTACATACGTACATAtaacaatacatattataacatttataataagattataagataaataaagatgaaacacaatatttatttttaaaatatatttattaatgtttactcgtgaaaaaacaaaataacatcattttttaatcattaatatcatatgtaacaaaaataaaatatcaatcactttttaactttttacatatgaaagactttttcattaaaaattatacattaattaataagaaattgcaagtaataattatataactgtaGCAATGTTTTTTGGATAActtatatataacttattttatagattttaaatatatatcttttattaatttaaaattatcatgaaTAAATAGGATTTTGTTAGATTTTGACGGTTTTAACGCAGAACGTTTTGCTGTGATAAGTAAACCTGCAGAAGAGAATGCACGCTCAGATGCTGAACTAGTGATCGGAATAGCATAAATGCAGCAcatcaatttgtacaaatttggCAGTGATAACTTCATTTTATTCCACTATTGTAGAGGATCCTCGATAGATTCTGATATATGTAAATACTTCTTAACTTCAATAAGAATAGGATCTTCAGGAGGAATAATATTTGCGTGTTTCGCAGCTAATTCCAAACGTAATTTTTTGACTCCAAGAAGCTGACAtgatttattagaataaatatcTGTTTCTCTCTTAGATACCTATTGTAAAAAAGCAGAAttaaacatgaaaatataattatattataaaaacaacaattttatatttattagtaaactatatgatttattttaataaaaattttttaaaatattgtttgatctaattaatttgatctaaataattaaatattgtttaataaaatatcgcttaatgttaattaaaataattttacctgtttatttctaatattcaaAGGAACCATCTTGTGGAtcatatatactaaaaattccTCAGCAGATTGTTGCTTATCTGCAAGATATTCTGCAACACCTTTAACATTTTGAAGAGTCGGATCTAGAAGTGCTCCGCAAACATGGGCTTCGTGTATTGGAAATCGCTTTTTTAAGTTCtgtaaaatagttttcttaaattgttttattataaatgaatcATCTTCATTTTCACACATATTGCTTTCAATTTCTgccctgaaaaaaaaattatgcaacacATTCAACAATTaacttctttaaatttataataagatacatttatgatataaaatataaaaatatattaaacctaaaaatctaaataaaataacaaacctAAATAAAAGTGCTAAGTTTACTGTAGGATATTCTACTCCAGAAAGAATTTCTGTTGTTGttttaatacttattaaacaatttgctATATCTTCAATATTCTTCCATTCACTATCTGTGGGAATTGCATCATAACGTTTTTGCATTTCCAAGCAGCGTATTactatttctacaaaataaattataattatatttaatagtaaatatatataattatattaaataatattttacaagtttaatattataagtgCAATATTCAAAttcagataaataaattatatctgcaTTTGAATATATGCATTAACACATTCAACTTAcctttatttttaagtaaactCGCTAGCATCTCTAGTGTACTATTCCACCTAGTTGATACATCTTTATGTAATCCTGAAGATGTCATAAATGAAGGAAAAGTCTGCGCATAGGAATGCTCGTTATTACTATTAAGTGTGGAATTAAATCTTACATCAGCTTCTAATATCTCTTCTAGATTTTCAACATTATCAAGTATGTTGTTTATTTCCTCTTGctgtataatttcttttgttttttcaatttcttgagTTTTAAAagcaagaatttttataatacttctAGCTTTAGTTATACAACTATTAATTTCTGGTAATTTAAAAAGAGTGTCTACTGTCACTAAATTGTGGAGTCCATGTGCAATACAAGGTACTCTGTCAACTTTCATATCTTTTGCAGATTTGACCATATTTGCTCCTCCATCAGTTACGAGAGTTATAATCttgttgtttaaattaaattgcgttAGCACtctttttaattcttcaaCAATATTATCCGCTGTATGAGGATGTGGCAAAAAACTTGTTTGTAACGTACATGATTTCAACTGTGTTTCTGTAGGTGATATCCAATGTAATGTAAAAGTCATAAATGGAATATGACGATAATTGTCAGTCCATGCGTCCATAGTTATAGAAATTGCACTTGGATtgtcttcatttatttttgctttaacaGCAAATACGCAGTCATTGTACACTCTTGAGAGTGAACTTCGAGATAGTGTACTTGGATGTGGTAGATCTGATTCATTTTGTATAACAccatgtatttttaaaaaatctcttaGTCCACTTTTTTCAGCTTCGTAGAATGGAATAAAATCTCTACAAAACCAGATGGTCATGCtatcaaataattctttttgtttGTCAGTAATTTTTGAAGATTTGCTTGATTGTTGAGATTGTTTAGGTTCAaagaatcttttaatattgattcttTCATTTGATAAATGTGTTGCTTTTATATTATGCTCTTCTCTCAAATGAGTAAGTAAATTTCCTGTGCTAACtgcttttttatatctataaactTTTCGTCCATCAGGATGCATAAagcatattttacaatatacatgACATTTGTCAACGAAAGCACCTTTCTCATTATCTTTTAGCATTCCAA
This window of the Linepithema humile isolate Giens D197 chromosome 1, Lhum_UNIL_v1.0, whole genome shotgun sequence genome carries:
- the LOC136997475 gene encoding E3 SUMO-protein ligase ZBED1-like translates to MSFFNEIEESAEIQDTDEFKENRNLVVNIENSSRTRSIAREYFGMLKDNEKGAFVDKCHVYCKICFMHPDGRKVYRYKKAVSTGNLLTHLREEHNIKATHLSNERINIKRFFEPKQSQQSSKSSKITDKQKELFDSMTIWFCRDFIPFYEAEKSGLRDFLKIHGVIQNESDLPHPSTLSRSSLSRVYNDCVFAVKAKINEDNPSAISITMDAWTDNYRHIPFMTFTLHWISPTETQLKSCTLQTSFLPHPHTADNIVEELKRVLTQFNLNNKIITLVTDGGANMVKSAKDMKVDRVPCIAHGLHNLVTVDTLFKLPEINSCITKARSIIKILAFKTQEIEKTKEIIQQEEINNILDNVENLEEILEADVRFNSTLNSNNEHSYAQTFPSFMTSSGLHKDVSTRWNSTLEMLASLLKNKEIVIRCLEMQKRYDAIPTDSEWKNIEDIANCLISIKTTTEILSGVEYPTVNLALLFRAEIESNMCENEDDSFIIKQFKKTILQNLKKRFPIHEAHVCGALLDPTLQNVKGVAEYLADKQQSAEEFLVYMIHKMVPLNIRNKQVSKRETDIYSNKSCQLLGVKKLRLELAAKHANIIPPEDPILIEVKKYLHISESIEDPLQ
- the Ctu2 gene encoding cytoplasmic tRNA 2-thiolation protein 2 is translated as MCSLNDCRYNDDNETPNNAKDAVMNATQCRKCRFEDVDVLLVGQSGYCKTCFLTVTNHKFRAALGKSKIIRHGDLILIDHSGELNATVLLHLIRAGMSESAHKKLIFKIIVLYIDDSVVMGRTNEERNTLQHKIAEEIKDYGFNGYVVSLSQVLSKEDILSIIPIDQQQINNENDDQLYTILANLSDETSRTDLLSQLRRRLLLSAARKLNCNKVFIADSAMDIATKVLGDICLGRGAQLSVLANFCDTRCTDVKILKPLRDFTQQELLYYSKYHRIESVKLRELIVTIPTTSIQTLACNFTIELDSQFSGTVSTIFRTAEKVSAKFNEQQDMENNCVLCDIRLNSVPFSDEVSAMRAVAVSKWISSKCGDTKTLPNGKENGTSHCILPQLNNKVCSNGECDCKKSKEIQLTDEDIWRCLCYSCGQIFRNSEILNTFPASLLFEVQQRMALKNMREEINDFLL